The following coding sequences lie in one Thermus antranikianii DSM 12462 genomic window:
- a CDS encoding ABC transporter ATP-binding protein — MTERSALRRLLPYLAPYRGPYLLGVGAGLLSIGFFVLGPYFLRLAVDALGRGGPYGHYALGLLLAAGASGLLSYLMRRLSVVASRQVEYDLRRDLFHHLLRLDRGFYQGTRVGDLMNRLNTDLSAVREMVGPGVMMGSRLSFLVLLAFGSMYAVNARLAFYLTLILPAIGLFMFYLLRLVDRRYREAQEAFDRISTLAQEAFSGIRVVKGYALEGRMLSRFQELNRIYMGKSLALAKVEGPMQALLGFLMGFAFLTVLWVGGGMVVRGEMSVGQLVQFNAYLAQLTWPILGLGWVMAMYQRGFTSLKRLLELLDREPAVRDEDPLPLSVADLSGEVRLEGVGLWRDGRWLLKDLTLTVPEGMTLGITGRTGSGKSLLAALVPRLMDPTEGRVYVGGYEARRIPLATLRQAVGVVPQEPFLFSETILENIAFGLETLDRERVEWAARLAGIHEEILAFPKGYETVLGERGVTLSGGQRQRVALARALAKGPKILILDDALSAVDTETEARILQGLKGVLGRQTTFLISHRTATLRHADWIIVLDEGRIVEEGTHESLLEAGGLYAELDRIQRMEVEGEVEG, encoded by the coding sequence ATGACCGAGCGGTCAGCCCTCCGCCGCCTCCTGCCCTACCTGGCCCCCTACCGGGGGCCGTACCTCCTCGGGGTGGGGGCAGGCCTCCTTTCCATCGGTTTTTTCGTCCTGGGGCCCTACTTTCTCCGCCTGGCCGTGGACGCCCTCGGCCGCGGCGGGCCCTACGGGCACTACGCCCTCGGCCTTCTCCTCGCGGCCGGGGCCTCTGGCCTCCTCTCCTACCTCATGCGCCGCCTCTCCGTGGTGGCGAGCCGCCAGGTGGAGTACGACCTGAGGCGGGACCTCTTCCACCACCTCCTCCGCCTGGACCGGGGCTTCTACCAGGGGACGCGGGTGGGGGACTTGATGAACCGCCTGAACACCGACCTTTCTGCGGTGCGGGAGATGGTGGGCCCGGGGGTCATGATGGGCAGCCGCCTCTCCTTTTTGGTCCTCTTGGCCTTCGGCTCCATGTATGCGGTGAACGCCCGCCTGGCCTTCTACCTTACCCTGATCCTGCCCGCCATCGGCCTCTTCATGTTCTACCTCCTGAGGCTCGTGGACCGCCGCTACCGGGAGGCCCAGGAGGCCTTTGACCGGATCAGCACCCTGGCCCAGGAGGCCTTTAGCGGCATCCGGGTGGTGAAGGGGTATGCCCTGGAAGGGCGCATGCTATCCCGTTTCCAGGAGCTGAACCGCATCTACATGGGTAAGAGCCTGGCCCTGGCCAAGGTGGAGGGGCCCATGCAGGCCCTTCTGGGCTTTCTCATGGGGTTTGCCTTCCTCACCGTCCTCTGGGTGGGCGGGGGGATGGTGGTCCGGGGGGAGATGAGCGTGGGCCAGCTGGTGCAGTTCAACGCCTATTTGGCCCAGCTCACCTGGCCCATTCTGGGCCTCGGCTGGGTGATGGCCATGTACCAGCGGGGTTTTACCAGCTTGAAAAGGCTTTTGGAGCTTCTGGACCGGGAGCCCGCCGTTCGCGACGAGGATCCCCTGCCCCTTTCCGTGGCCGATCTTTCCGGGGAGGTGCGCCTCGAGGGGGTGGGCCTTTGGCGGGATGGGCGCTGGCTTCTTAAGGACCTCACCCTCACCGTCCCCGAGGGCATGACCCTGGGGATCACCGGGCGCACGGGCTCGGGGAAAAGCCTCCTTGCCGCCCTCGTACCCCGTCTTATGGACCCCACGGAGGGACGGGTTTACGTGGGGGGGTATGAGGCGCGGAGGATCCCCCTGGCCACCCTGCGCCAGGCGGTGGGGGTGGTTCCCCAGGAGCCCTTCCTATTTAGCGAAACCATTCTGGAAAATATCGCTTTCGGCCTGGAAACCCTGGATCGGGAGCGGGTGGAGTGGGCGGCGAGGCTTGCCGGCATCCACGAGGAGATCCTCGCTTTTCCCAAGGGGTACGAGACCGTGCTGGGGGAGCGGGGGGTGACGCTATCGGGTGGCCAGCGGCAGCGGGTGGCCCTGGCCCGGGCCTTGGCCAAGGGGCCCAAGATCCTCATCCTGGACGATGCCCTAAGCGCCGTGGACACGGAAACCGAGGCCAGGATCCTTCAGGGCTTGAAAGGCGTCCTGGGCCGCCAGACCACCTTCCTCATCTCCCACCGCACCGCCACCCTGCGCCATGCGGACTGGATCATCGTTCTGGACGAAGGAAGGATCGTGGAGGAGGGCACCCATGAAAGCCTCCTCGAGGCCGGGGGCCTCTATGCCGAGCTGGATCGCATCCAGCGCATGGAGGTGGAAGGGGAGGTGGAGGGATGA
- a CDS encoding protease complex subunit PrcB family protein, whose translation MGKGLLLLLLLFLPLLSACELLEGTGYRVAEAQLLFPEATERWTYFYGEPREVRLGTQVLRLEKGGGESLWAVPGGLWVGGRPVLREVGPALRPLAEAVRGIQGSLLEVRAQANLRATWFYDGVGWVRLTGSLREGENRSLIQPAQYQTPDLYAFTGAETQVLLREILARRGGRQVVVFELSEPVLRPLALDPIPDGYRVGALQVQYGLRVEVVTPPPPAYRILERGANAAYQETEPKAFLANNPTRFAEVWNLVVANRIPRPPAPSVDFRTRSVAAFFWGLKPTGGYGLEVIGVTYAGGTARVILNLQSPRPGAIVTQALTSPYLVLELERVSRVVFADPSGRVLAEARE comes from the coding sequence ATGGGGAAAGGCCTTCTCCTTCTCCTTCTCCTCTTTTTGCCCCTCCTTAGCGCCTGCGAGCTTTTGGAAGGCACGGGCTACCGGGTGGCCGAGGCCCAGCTCCTCTTCCCCGAGGCCACGGAGCGCTGGACCTACTTCTACGGGGAGCCCCGGGAGGTCCGGCTCGGCACCCAGGTCCTCCGCCTGGAAAAAGGAGGTGGGGAAAGCCTCTGGGCGGTGCCGGGAGGCCTTTGGGTGGGAGGGAGGCCAGTACTCAGGGAGGTGGGGCCCGCCCTCCGCCCCCTGGCTGAGGCGGTGCGGGGAATCCAGGGAAGCCTCCTCGAGGTCCGGGCCCAGGCCAACCTCCGCGCCACCTGGTTTTACGACGGGGTGGGCTGGGTCCGGCTTACGGGGAGCCTGAGGGAAGGGGAAAACCGGAGCCTGATCCAGCCCGCCCAGTACCAGACCCCGGACCTCTACGCCTTTACCGGGGCGGAGACCCAGGTTCTCCTCAGGGAGATCCTGGCCCGGCGGGGGGGAAGGCAGGTGGTGGTCTTCGAGCTTTCCGAACCCGTCTTAAGGCCCCTGGCCCTTGACCCCATTCCCGATGGTTACCGGGTGGGGGCCCTGCAGGTACAGTACGGGCTTAGAGTGGAGGTGGTGACCCCACCCCCGCCCGCCTACCGCATCCTGGAACGCGGGGCCAATGCCGCTTACCAGGAAACCGAGCCCAAGGCCTTTCTGGCCAACAACCCCACCCGTTTCGCCGAGGTCTGGAACCTGGTGGTGGCGAACCGCATCCCCCGCCCACCCGCTCCTAGCGTGGACTTCCGCACGAGGAGCGTGGCCGCCTTTTTCTGGGGCTTAAAGCCCACCGGGGGGTATGGCCTCGAGGTGATCGGGGTTACCTATGCGGGCGGAACCGCCCGGGTCATCCTGAACCTGCAAAGCCCACGGCCCGGGGCCATCGTCACCCAGGCCCTCACCAGCCCGTACCTGGTCCTGGAGCTGGAACGGGTGAGCCGCGTGGTCTTCGCCGACCCTTCAGGGCGGGTCCTGGCCGAAGCGCGGGAGTAG
- a CDS encoding ABC transporter ATP-binding protein — translation MSQDASHREQEDAYTKAFDRVLFARILQYVRPYRAQVALALLFLLLTTLTAALTPLFFKWAIDGALVPKEAKPLAERFTLLLWVSLGFLLVRGVNFAATYGQTYLIQWVGQRVLFDLRSALFGKLMRLHPGFYDKNPVGRLMTRITSDVDAINQFITGGLVGVIADFFTILGLLAFMMVLSPKLTLVVLLVVPVLLWVTAWVRNGMRTAYREMRLRLARLNAALQENLSGVETIQLFVKEREREEKFDRLSRDLLRAWVEIVRWFALFFPVVGFLGDLAVAGLLFYGGGEVVRGVATLGLLVAFVDYTRQLFQPLQDLSDKFNLFQGAMASAERIFGVLDTVEELKDPENPKPIARFRGEVEFQEVWLAYTPKGVEPTDKDWVLKGVSFRIARGEKVALVGATGAGKTSVVSLIARFYDPQRGRVLIDGEDVRNYRQEDLRRHVGIVLQDPFLFSGTILDNLRLFDETIPEEKVVEVARFLGVHEAILRLPQGYHTRVGERGAGLSTGEKQLLALVRALLANPDILLILDEATANVDSETERRLQEALYRAMEGRTSIVIAHRLSTIRRVDRILVFRRGRLVEEGTHEELLQKGGYYATLYRLQYAEG, via the coding sequence ATGAGCCAGGATGCCTCCCATAGGGAGCAGGAGGACGCCTACACCAAGGCCTTTGACCGGGTCCTCTTCGCCCGCATCCTCCAGTACGTGAGGCCCTACCGGGCCCAGGTGGCCTTGGCCCTTCTCTTCCTCCTCCTCACCACCCTCACCGCCGCCCTCACCCCCCTCTTCTTCAAGTGGGCCATCGACGGGGCCCTGGTTCCCAAGGAGGCCAAGCCCCTGGCGGAGCGCTTTACCCTTCTCCTTTGGGTGAGCCTGGGTTTCCTCCTGGTGCGGGGGGTTAACTTCGCCGCCACCTACGGCCAGACCTACCTGATCCAGTGGGTGGGGCAAAGGGTGCTCTTCGACTTAAGGAGCGCCCTCTTCGGCAAGCTCATGCGCCTCCACCCGGGCTTTTACGACAAAAACCCCGTGGGCCGCCTCATGACCCGCATCACCTCCGACGTGGACGCCATCAACCAGTTCATCACCGGGGGGCTCGTGGGGGTCATCGCCGACTTCTTTACCATCCTGGGCCTCTTGGCCTTCATGATGGTCTTAAGCCCCAAGCTCACCCTGGTGGTCCTCCTGGTGGTGCCCGTGCTCCTCTGGGTCACCGCCTGGGTGCGGAACGGCATGCGCACCGCTTACCGGGAGATGCGCCTGCGCCTGGCCCGCTTGAACGCCGCCCTGCAGGAAAACCTTTCCGGGGTGGAAACCATCCAGCTTTTCGTGAAGGAAAGGGAACGGGAGGAGAAGTTTGACCGCCTGAGCCGGGACCTCCTTAGGGCCTGGGTGGAGATCGTGCGCTGGTTTGCCCTCTTCTTTCCCGTGGTGGGGTTCCTGGGGGATCTGGCGGTGGCGGGCCTCCTCTTCTACGGCGGGGGTGAGGTGGTGCGAGGGGTGGCCACCCTGGGGCTTCTGGTGGCCTTTGTGGACTACACCCGCCAGCTTTTCCAGCCCCTGCAGGACCTTTCGGATAAGTTCAACCTCTTCCAGGGAGCCATGGCCAGCGCCGAGCGCATCTTCGGGGTTTTGGACACGGTGGAGGAGCTCAAGGACCCGGAAAACCCCAAGCCCATCGCCCGCTTCCGGGGGGAGGTGGAGTTTCAGGAGGTTTGGCTGGCCTATACCCCCAAGGGCGTGGAGCCCACGGACAAGGACTGGGTGCTCAAGGGGGTTTCCTTCCGCATCGCCAGGGGAGAGAAGGTGGCCCTGGTGGGGGCCACGGGGGCGGGCAAGACCAGCGTGGTGAGCCTCATCGCCCGCTTCTACGACCCCCAAAGGGGCCGGGTGCTCATCGATGGGGAGGATGTGCGGAACTACCGCCAGGAGGACCTAAGGCGGCACGTGGGGATCGTGCTCCAGGATCCCTTCCTCTTCTCGGGCACCATTCTGGACAACCTGCGCCTTTTTGACGAGACCATCCCCGAGGAGAAGGTGGTGGAGGTGGCCCGGTTTTTGGGGGTGCACGAGGCCATTTTGCGCCTGCCCCAGGGCTACCACACCCGGGTGGGGGAGAGGGGGGCAGGGCTTTCCACAGGGGAGAAGCAGCTTCTGGCCTTGGTCCGGGCCCTTCTGGCCAATCCGGATATCCTCCTCATCCTGGATGAGGCCACGGCCAACGTGGATTCGGAAACGGAAAGGCGTCTGCAGGAGGCCCTCTACAGGGCCATGGAGGGAAGGACCTCCATCGTCATCGCCCACCGCCTTTCCACCATCCGCCGGGTGGACCGCATCCTGGTCTTCAGAAGAGGGCGCCTGGTGGAGGAGGGTACCCACGAGGAGCTTCTCCAGAAAGGGGGCTACTATGCCACCCTATACCGGCTCCAGTACGCGGAGGGCTAG
- a CDS encoding bifunctional folylpolyglutamate synthase/dihydrofolate synthase, with the protein MTYREATGWLFAQRRQGERGLSRIRILLERLGHPEEAFQAVHVLGTNGKGSVVAYLEAAFRAAGLPYGAYTSPHLLDFRERIRTHQGLILEEEVVGFVAWARGEAWPEPPGFFDLATALAFQHFQKRGVALAAVEAGVGGEKDATNILPRVALTVLTNVGEDHLEALGGSLEAVAREKAGAFRKGVPVVTGARGVGLEVVREMARTRGSPLYLLDPLDPLFALPAPPALKGAFQEENARLAAAALRLLGFPEEAIAQGLREARHPGRLERFLLEGVEVYLDGAHNPPAALALSREFSAYHLVFGAFPRKDVKGVLAHLLPKARSVRYTRAGEGALGRELGEPFFEDPWEALEEAVKAAQGDGVPVLATGSLYLVGALRARLLPRFGQDPP; encoded by the coding sequence ATGACCTACCGGGAGGCCACGGGGTGGCTCTTCGCCCAGCGCCGCCAGGGAGAGCGGGGCCTAAGCCGGATTAGGATCCTCCTGGAACGCCTCGGGCACCCGGAGGAGGCTTTTCAGGCGGTGCACGTCCTGGGCACCAACGGAAAGGGAAGCGTGGTGGCCTACCTGGAGGCGGCCTTCCGCGCCGCGGGGCTTCCCTATGGAGCCTATACCAGCCCCCACCTCCTGGACTTCCGGGAGAGGATCCGCACCCACCAAGGGTTGATCCTCGAGGAGGAGGTGGTGGGGTTCGTGGCGTGGGCCAGGGGGGAGGCCTGGCCCGAGCCCCCGGGGTTTTTTGATTTGGCCACCGCCTTGGCCTTTCAGCATTTCCAAAAGCGGGGCGTGGCCTTGGCGGCGGTGGAGGCGGGGGTGGGGGGGGAGAAGGATGCCACCAACATCCTTCCCCGGGTGGCCCTCACCGTGCTCACCAACGTGGGAGAGGACCACCTGGAGGCCCTGGGGGGGAGCCTGGAGGCCGTGGCCCGGGAAAAGGCAGGAGCCTTCCGCAAAGGGGTGCCGGTGGTCACCGGGGCCAGGGGGGTAGGCCTGGAGGTGGTGCGGGAGATGGCCCGCACCCGGGGAAGCCCCCTTTACCTTCTGGACCCCCTGGACCCTCTTTTTGCCCTGCCTGCGCCACCGGCCCTAAAGGGGGCCTTCCAGGAGGAAAACGCCCGGCTGGCGGCAGCGGCCTTGAGGCTTCTCGGATTCCCCGAGGAGGCCATTGCCCAAGGGCTTCGGGAGGCGAGGCATCCAGGCCGGCTGGAGCGCTTCCTTTTGGAGGGGGTGGAGGTGTACCTGGATGGAGCCCACAATCCCCCGGCAGCCCTGGCCCTTAGCCGGGAGTTTTCCGCCTACCACCTGGTCTTTGGGGCCTTTCCCCGGAAGGACGTGAAGGGGGTTCTGGCCCACCTCCTTCCCAAGGCCAGAAGCGTCCGCTACACCCGGGCGGGGGAGGGGGCCTTGGGAAGGGAGCTTGGGGAACCCTTTTTTGAGGATCCCTGGGAGGCCTTGGAGGAAGCCGTTAAGGCGGCGCAAGGGGATGGCGTTCCCGTTTTGGCCACGGGTTCCTTGTACCTGGTGGGCGCCTTAAGGGCTAGGCTACTCCCGCGCTTCGGCCAGGACCCGCCCTGA